One Brevibacterium spongiae DNA segment encodes these proteins:
- the tkt gene encoding transketolase — MTTLSWTELDNRAVDTARLLAADAVQKTGNGHPGTAMSLAPIAHYLYQQGLTHDPADPTWVGRDRFVLSCGHSSLTQYIQLYLAGFGLELDDLKALRTWGSLTPGHPEVGHTAGVEITTGPLGSGLASAVGMAMASRRERGLFDPEAAPGSSPFDHSIVVLASDGDLEEGVSGEASSLAGTQELSNLLVIWDDNKISIEDDTAIAFGEDTAARYAAYGWHVQHVDFTAGGDYTEDMEAFHAAVEAARADSRPSFIRLSTIIAWPAPNAQNTGGSHGAALGADEIRATKEILGFDPEADFAVADDVLAHTRQALERGRAAHLEWDESFAAWRSANPQRAELFDRLSKRELPAGLDAAFPVFEASEKGIATRAASGQVLNAIAEVMPELWGGSADLAGSNNTLVKGEPSFLPAHRSTGAFSGHEYGRNIHFGVREFSAGLIGNGIALHGGTRPYNGTFLVFSDYQRPAVRLAALQQLPNLFVWTHDSIGLGEDGPTHQPIEHLSALRAIPGLDVVRPADANETAVVWRKILDRTDGPSGLVLTRQAVPVLDREKYAPASEAARGGYVLTDTGDQPEVAIIASGSEVAIALEAAEALQASGTAARVISMPCQEWFDAQPEDYRSTVLPRSLRARVSIEAASAMSWHKYLGDAGRAVSIEHFGASADYATLYEKFGITSTAVVDAAKESISAAKAEA; from the coding sequence ATGACAACTCTGTCCTGGACTGAACTCGACAACCGCGCAGTCGATACTGCCCGCCTCCTCGCCGCCGATGCGGTCCAGAAAACCGGGAACGGGCACCCGGGCACCGCGATGAGCCTGGCTCCCATCGCCCACTACCTCTATCAGCAGGGACTCACCCACGACCCGGCCGACCCGACATGGGTCGGCCGTGATCGTTTCGTCCTGTCATGCGGGCACAGTTCGCTCACCCAGTACATCCAGCTGTACCTGGCCGGTTTCGGCCTCGAACTCGACGATCTCAAGGCGCTGCGCACGTGGGGGTCGCTGACACCGGGTCATCCGGAGGTCGGGCACACAGCCGGCGTGGAGATCACGACCGGTCCGCTCGGCTCAGGACTCGCCTCGGCAGTGGGCATGGCCATGGCCTCCCGCCGCGAACGCGGACTCTTCGACCCCGAAGCGGCGCCCGGATCCTCCCCGTTCGACCATTCGATCGTCGTCCTCGCCTCCGACGGCGACCTCGAAGAGGGCGTCTCCGGTGAAGCGTCCTCCCTGGCCGGCACGCAGGAGCTGTCGAACCTGCTGGTGATCTGGGACGACAATAAGATCTCCATCGAAGATGACACCGCCATCGCCTTCGGCGAGGACACTGCCGCCCGCTATGCCGCCTACGGCTGGCACGTGCAGCACGTGGACTTCACCGCCGGCGGGGACTACACCGAGGACATGGAGGCCTTCCACGCGGCCGTCGAGGCAGCGCGTGCAGATTCCCGTCCCTCGTTCATCCGCCTCTCGACGATCATCGCGTGGCCGGCCCCGAACGCCCAGAACACCGGCGGTTCACACGGAGCCGCTCTCGGTGCCGACGAGATCCGCGCGACCAAGGAGATCCTCGGCTTCGACCCCGAGGCCGACTTCGCCGTCGCCGATGATGTCCTCGCCCACACCCGTCAGGCACTTGAGCGCGGCCGCGCAGCTCACCTGGAATGGGACGAGTCGTTCGCCGCCTGGCGCAGCGCCAACCCGCAGCGCGCCGAACTCTTCGACCGTCTGTCCAAGCGCGAGCTGCCCGCCGGACTCGACGCCGCCTTCCCGGTCTTCGAAGCCAGCGAGAAGGGCATCGCCACCCGCGCGGCGTCCGGCCAGGTGCTCAACGCGATCGCCGAGGTCATGCCCGAGCTGTGGGGCGGTTCTGCCGACCTCGCCGGTTCGAACAACACCCTGGTCAAGGGTGAGCCGAGCTTCCTGCCCGCCCACCGGTCCACCGGCGCCTTCTCCGGACACGAATACGGGCGCAACATCCACTTCGGCGTCCGTGAGTTCTCCGCCGGTCTCATCGGCAACGGCATCGCCCTGCACGGTGGGACCCGCCCGTACAACGGCACCTTCCTCGTCTTCAGCGACTATCAGCGTCCCGCCGTCCGCCTGGCTGCCCTCCAGCAGCTGCCGAACCTGTTCGTGTGGACCCACGATTCGATCGGCCTCGGCGAGGACGGCCCGACCCACCAGCCGATCGAACACCTGTCAGCTCTGCGCGCCATCCCCGGTCTCGACGTCGTCCGCCCGGCCGATGCGAACGAGACCGCCGTGGTGTGGCGGAAGATCCTCGACCGCACCGACGGGCCCAGCGGTCTCGTGCTCACCCGTCAGGCAGTGCCGGTCCTCGACCGTGAGAAGTACGCCCCGGCGTCCGAAGCCGCACGCGGCGGCTATGTGCTCACCGACACCGGAGACCAGCCCGAGGTCGCGATCATCGCCAGCGGCTCCGAGGTCGCCATCGCCCTCGAAGCCGCCGAGGCGCTGCAGGCATCGGGAACCGCCGCACGGGTGATCTCCATGCCCTGCCAGGAGTGGTTCGACGCGCAGCCCGAGGACTACCGGTCCACGGTCCTGCCGCGCAGCCTCAGGGCCCGCGTGAGCATCGAGGCCGCGTCGGCGATGAGCTGGCACAAGTACCTCGGCGATGCCGGCCGCGCAGTGTCGATCGAGCATTTCGGCGCTTCGGCGGACTACGCGACCCTGTACGAGAAATTCGGCATCACCTCGACGGCCGTCGTCGATGCCGCGAAGGAATCCATCAGCGCAGCGAAGGCGGAAGCATGA
- the tal gene encoding transaldolase gives MNERLHQLSRRGVSIWLDDLSRTRLESGDLARLIEASSVTGVTTNPTIFANAISSSQAYDAAVAELGAQGADVDSAIESLTTADVAEAARLFRPVFDATDGDDGRVSIEVAPPLAHDAAGTVESAKALWERVGEPNAMIKIPATEAGLSAISDTIAAGISVNVTLVFSLSRYRHVVEAYLQGLEKARAAGHDLSTIRSVASVFVSRVDSEIDSRLDALDDPTAAGLKGRAGIANCVLAHEIHSQLFTSERFKVLELAGARPQRLLWASTGVKNPDYSDTMYVSGLVAPNTVNTMPEPTMEAFADHGEVNAEIAPEDYRAADEVFDALARLGIDYAEVMTVLEEQGLEKFDVSWSELQDTIRTALDRS, from the coding sequence ATGAACGAACGACTGCACCAGCTGAGCCGCCGGGGCGTGTCGATCTGGCTCGACGACCTGTCCCGCACCCGGCTCGAATCCGGGGATCTCGCCCGGCTCATCGAAGCATCATCGGTCACCGGGGTGACGACGAACCCGACGATCTTCGCGAACGCGATCTCGTCCTCGCAGGCCTATGACGCCGCGGTCGCCGAGCTCGGTGCGCAGGGAGCCGATGTCGATTCGGCCATCGAGTCCCTGACCACCGCCGATGTCGCCGAGGCGGCACGACTGTTCCGGCCGGTCTTCGACGCCACCGACGGAGATGACGGACGGGTCTCCATCGAGGTCGCTCCCCCGCTGGCTCACGACGCCGCCGGCACAGTGGAATCGGCGAAGGCTCTGTGGGAGCGCGTCGGGGAGCCGAATGCGATGATCAAGATCCCCGCCACCGAGGCAGGCCTGAGCGCGATCTCGGACACGATCGCGGCGGGCATCAGCGTCAATGTCACCCTCGTGTTCTCGCTCTCGCGCTACCGTCACGTCGTCGAGGCCTACCTGCAGGGTCTGGAGAAGGCGCGCGCTGCCGGCCACGATCTCTCCACCATCAGGTCGGTCGCCTCGGTGTTCGTCTCCCGCGTCGATTCGGAGATCGACTCCCGTCTCGATGCGCTCGACGATCCGACCGCAGCCGGGCTCAAGGGCCGCGCAGGAATCGCGAACTGCGTGCTCGCTCACGAGATCCACTCGCAGCTGTTCACCTCGGAACGATTCAAGGTCCTCGAACTCGCCGGAGCACGTCCCCAGCGTCTGCTGTGGGCTTCGACGGGCGTGAAGAATCCCGACTATTCGGACACCATGTACGTCAGCGGTCTCGTCGCACCGAACACCGTGAACACGATGCCCGAACCGACGATGGAGGCCTTCGCCGACCATGGCGAGGTCAACGCCGAGATCGCACCCGAGGACTACCGGGCCGCCGATGAGGTCTTCGACGCGCTGGCTCGACTGGGCATCGACTATGCGGAGGTGATGACCGTGCTCGAAGAGCAGGGACTGGAGAAGTTCGACGTCAGCTGGTCCGAACTGCAGGACACCATCCGTACGGCCTTGGACCGGTCATGA
- a CDS encoding glucose-6-phosphate isomerase: MRLDLEVPVQEEFDAEATRLVDAGLASALSRQDASHFAGAQDAAQRLGWVDLPQRADELLTRIEALRAELVEQGLRTISLAGMGGSSLAPEVMTAAAGVRLEVIDSTDPNQVAEAIGTDLDHTILIVASKSGTTVETDSVRRSFASAFESVGIDPASRMIAITDPGTELDRLAAEQGFLATFHADPNVGGRFSALSAFGLVPAGLAGADVRTVVTEAADAAAELAADDADNPALAFGTWLSIGHARTTEKLVLAETAPNLRGLAAWVEQLIAESLGKDGQGILPVVVDSPADIGFSDARADALLCLLGPAVDDSGLGAPSGFEATVDGTLGEQFLFWEYATAIAGYSLGVNPFDQPDVEAAKEQARHLLDGPDSGRSEPSIFTTGDIDVLEVIDEATDLDGALEELFAQVDEYGYVGIQAYLDRIADAEAAALRPLVSTHAGVQTTFGFGPRYLHSTGQYHKGGHPNGVFLQITGEARTDLLVPGRSYGFAQLQRAQAAGDATVLRGIGRPILRVHLLDRSRGLAQLREAIERISPRHHFGVD; encoded by the coding sequence ATGAGACTCGATCTGGAAGTCCCGGTCCAGGAGGAGTTCGACGCCGAGGCGACACGTCTCGTCGACGCCGGCCTGGCTTCGGCCCTGAGCCGACAGGATGCGTCGCACTTCGCCGGCGCCCAGGATGCCGCGCAGCGTCTCGGCTGGGTCGACCTGCCGCAGCGGGCCGACGAGCTGCTCACGCGCATCGAGGCCCTGCGTGCCGAGCTCGTCGAGCAGGGGCTGCGCACCATCAGCCTCGCCGGAATGGGCGGTTCCTCGCTTGCCCCCGAGGTGATGACCGCAGCAGCGGGAGTCCGCCTCGAGGTCATCGATTCGACGGATCCGAACCAGGTCGCCGAGGCGATCGGCACCGACCTCGACCACACCATCCTCATCGTCGCCTCGAAGTCGGGGACCACGGTGGAGACGGACTCCGTGCGTCGCAGCTTCGCTTCGGCCTTCGAGTCCGTGGGCATCGATCCGGCTTCGCGCATGATCGCCATCACCGATCCCGGCACCGAACTCGATCGGCTGGCAGCTGAGCAGGGGTTCCTCGCGACCTTCCACGCCGACCCGAATGTCGGGGGCCGGTTCAGCGCGCTCTCGGCGTTCGGGCTGGTCCCCGCCGGGCTGGCCGGGGCGGATGTGCGGACCGTCGTCACCGAGGCGGCTGACGCCGCGGCCGAGTTGGCTGCCGACGACGCGGACAATCCTGCGTTGGCGTTCGGCACGTGGCTGAGCATCGGCCATGCCCGGACGACGGAGAAGCTCGTGCTCGCCGAGACCGCACCGAACCTGCGTGGCCTGGCCGCCTGGGTCGAACAGCTCATCGCGGAATCCCTGGGCAAGGACGGACAGGGCATCCTGCCCGTCGTCGTCGATTCACCCGCCGATATCGGATTCTCCGATGCCCGTGCGGATGCGCTGCTGTGTCTGCTCGGGCCGGCCGTCGACGATTCGGGACTGGGTGCACCATCGGGCTTCGAGGCCACCGTCGACGGCACCCTCGGTGAGCAGTTCCTGTTCTGGGAGTACGCGACGGCGATCGCCGGGTACAGCCTCGGCGTCAATCCCTTCGACCAGCCGGATGTCGAAGCCGCGAAGGAACAGGCCCGGCATCTCCTCGACGGACCGGACTCCGGTCGCTCGGAGCCGTCGATCTTCACCACCGGTGACATCGATGTTCTCGAGGTCATCGACGAAGCCACGGATCTCGATGGTGCCTTGGAAGAGCTCTTCGCTCAGGTCGACGAGTACGGCTACGTCGGCATTCAGGCCTATCTCGATCGCATCGCCGATGCCGAGGCGGCGGCACTGCGTCCGCTGGTCTCGACTCACGCCGGGGTGCAGACCACGTTCGGATTCGGCCCTCGGTATCTCCATTCCACAGGGCAGTATCACAAGGGCGGACACCCCAACGGAGTGTTCCTCCAGATCACCGGAGAGGCTCGCACCGATCTGCTCGTGCCCGGCCGCTCATACGGGTTCGCGCAGCTCCAGCGTGCGCAGGCGGCAGGCGATGCAACCGTGCTGCGCGGAATCGGCCGTCCGATTCTGCGGGTGCATCTGCTTGATCGGTCCCGAGGCCTTGCCCAGCTGCGCGAGGCGATCGAACGGATCAGCCCCCGCCACCACTTCGGCGTCGACTGA
- the secG gene encoding preprotein translocase subunit SecG: MEILNIILIALLVITSIFLTLLILMHKGKGGGMSDMFGGGMSSSLGSSGVAERNLNRFTTLMAIIWAACIILLGVITRFNA; the protein is encoded by the coding sequence GTGGAAATCCTCAACATCATTCTCATCGCGCTGCTCGTGATCACGAGCATCTTCCTCACCCTGCTGATCCTCATGCACAAGGGCAAGGGCGGTGGCATGTCCGACATGTTCGGCGGCGGAATGTCCTCCTCGCTGGGGTCGTCGGGAGTCGCCGAACGCAACCTCAACCGCTTCACTACGCTCATGGCGATCATCTGGGCCGCGTGCATCATCCTGCTGGGTGTCATCACCCGCTTCAACGCCTGA